From Blastochloris viridis, one genomic window encodes:
- a CDS encoding efflux transporter outer membrane subunit — translation MSASRSRNTLAKPDGNKGHRRRRAALKRLAVLLASIALAGCVVGPDYQKPSLALPATWGATKRAAPPKPPELAEWWRRLNDPLLNDLIQQAVAGNLDVATSKARIREARASHRQAVGALFPTVTNSESASRSTSASSSAGSGTTANQFQAGLDASWEIDLFGANRRAIEAARYGMDAAEEELRSTLLTLIGDVASNYVEARGYQARIALAQRTATSQQETAALTRRKFEAGASSAVDVANAAGQAASTEANIPDREASYAQAVHRLSILTGRPPAALTNRLRKQAAIPRPRLPVPTGIPAGILLTRPDVRLAERQYAQYTAKVGQAEAARYPSVGLTGSIATSGTGVGDLGKSSSISWSFGPTVTVPIFNGGQLKAAVEVAEAQRDQYFLAYRSSVLTALEDVENAIVSLAQERIKSGKLASSVMQYREAATLGRSLYQSGSQSFLNLLEAERSLYSAEDSLIASQVAITTDYIALNKALGGGWSGTIDASKPEVIDTNTGPHLAVSGTRSNPVANQN, via the coding sequence ATGAGCGCGTCACGGAGCAGGAACACCCTCGCCAAGCCCGACGGCAACAAGGGCCACCGCCGCCGGCGCGCCGCCCTCAAGCGCCTCGCCGTTCTGTTGGCGAGCATCGCTCTCGCCGGCTGCGTGGTCGGGCCCGACTATCAAAAGCCCTCGCTCGCCCTTCCCGCGACATGGGGAGCCACCAAGCGGGCCGCGCCGCCGAAGCCACCCGAACTCGCCGAATGGTGGCGGCGGCTGAACGATCCGTTGCTGAACGACCTGATCCAGCAGGCCGTGGCGGGCAATCTCGACGTCGCGACCTCGAAGGCGAGGATCCGCGAGGCACGCGCCAGTCACCGCCAAGCCGTCGGCGCGCTGTTTCCGACCGTCACGAATTCCGAATCGGCCTCGCGCAGCACGAGTGCGTCGTCCTCCGCCGGATCGGGCACCACTGCCAACCAGTTCCAAGCCGGGCTCGATGCAAGCTGGGAAATCGATCTGTTCGGCGCCAACCGGCGAGCCATCGAGGCGGCGCGCTACGGCATGGATGCCGCCGAGGAGGAGCTGCGTTCGACGCTGCTCACCCTGATCGGCGACGTCGCCTCCAACTATGTCGAGGCGCGCGGCTATCAGGCCCGCATCGCCCTGGCCCAGCGCACCGCGACCTCGCAGCAGGAGACCGCGGCCCTCACCCGCCGCAAGTTCGAGGCGGGCGCCTCGTCGGCCGTCGATGTCGCCAATGCGGCCGGACAGGCCGCCAGCACCGAAGCCAACATTCCCGACCGCGAAGCCTCCTATGCCCAGGCGGTGCACCGGCTTTCCATCCTCACCGGCCGGCCGCCCGCCGCACTGACCAATCGCCTCCGCAAACAGGCGGCCATCCCGCGGCCCAGGCTTCCGGTTCCCACCGGCATCCCGGCCGGCATCCTGCTGACCCGTCCGGACGTGCGCCTCGCCGAGCGGCAATATGCGCAATACACCGCCAAGGTCGGCCAGGCCGAAGCGGCGCGCTATCCGAGCGTCGGCCTGACCGGGAGCATCGCCACCTCCGGCACCGGGGTCGGCGACCTCGGGAAAAGCTCGTCGATCAGCTGGTCGTTCGGCCCGACGGTGACGGTCCCGATCTTCAACGGCGGGCAGCTCAAGGCGGCCGTCGAGGTCGCGGAGGCGCAGCGCGACCAGTATTTTCTCGCCTATCGGTCGTCGGTGCTGACCGCGCTCGAAGATGTCGAGAACGCCATCGTCTCCCTGGCGCAGGAACGCATCAAGAGCGGCAAGCTCGCCAGCTCCGTAATGCAATATCGCGAAGCGGCCACTCTCGGCCGCTCGCTCTACCAATCCGGCTCGCAGAGCTTCCTCAACCTGCTCGAAGCGGAGCGCTCGCTCTATTCGGCGGAAGATTCGCTCATCGCCAGCCAGGTCGCCATCACCACCGATTACATCGCGCTCAACAAGGCGCTCGGCGGTGGCTGGAGCGGCACGATCGACGCGTCGAAGCCGGAGGTGATCGATACCAACACCGGCCCGCATCTCGCCGTGTCGGGCACCCGGTCCAACCCGGTCGCCAATCAGAACTGA
- a CDS encoding ABC transporter permease: protein MTSTNTSDRRRGGFLRRVFAMVVKELLQLRRDRITLATMVSIPLLQLVLFGYAINTTPRFLPTAVLMQESSDVGRSIIAALQTTRYFKVTRILSDEVEFDRVLASGEVLFAVEIPAGFERALRRGETPALLVSADATDPVASGSALGVLDKLVTTALAHSRAVPEVSAPAFEFRQHRRYNPAGLTQLNIVPGLLGTILTMTMLIFTALSVTRETERGTMESLLSLPISPLEIMLGKILPYILIGAFQAGLILTAGVALFDVPILGNLALLAALTTLFIATNLAIGYTFSTIAQNQLQAMQMTMMFFLPNILMSGFMFPFAGMPLWAQWIGEALPLTHFIRIVRALILKGATFADLQLEAAALGGLMLVAMTIAVTRFRRTLD from the coding sequence ATGACCTCGACCAACACCTCGGACCGGCGTCGCGGCGGCTTCCTGCGCCGGGTGTTCGCCATGGTGGTGAAGGAGCTGCTGCAGCTGCGCCGCGACCGCATCACGCTCGCCACCATGGTGTCGATCCCGCTGCTGCAGCTGGTGCTGTTCGGCTACGCCATCAACACCACGCCGCGCTTTCTGCCGACCGCGGTGCTGATGCAGGAATCGAGCGATGTCGGGCGCTCGATCATCGCGGCGCTGCAGACCACGCGCTATTTCAAGGTCACCCGCATCCTCTCCGACGAGGTCGAGTTCGACCGCGTGCTGGCGTCGGGCGAGGTGCTGTTTGCGGTCGAGATTCCGGCCGGGTTCGAGCGGGCGCTGCGCCGCGGCGAAACCCCGGCGCTGCTGGTCTCGGCCGATGCCACCGATCCCGTCGCCTCCGGCTCCGCGCTCGGCGTGCTCGACAAGCTGGTGACCACGGCGCTGGCCCACAGCCGCGCGGTGCCGGAGGTCTCGGCGCCGGCGTTCGAGTTTCGCCAGCATCGCCGCTACAACCCCGCCGGGCTCACCCAGCTCAACATCGTGCCGGGGCTGCTCGGCACCATCCTCACCATGACCATGCTGATCTTCACCGCGCTGTCGGTGACGCGGGAGACCGAGCGCGGCACCATGGAAAGCCTGCTGTCGCTGCCGATCTCGCCGCTGGAAATCATGCTGGGCAAGATCCTGCCCTATATCCTGATCGGCGCGTTCCAGGCCGGCCTGATCCTCACCGCCGGCGTGGCGCTGTTCGACGTGCCGATCCTCGGCAATCTGGCGCTGCTGGCGGCGCTGACCACGCTGTTCATCGCCACCAACCTCGCCATCGGCTACACCTTCTCCACCATCGCCCAGAATCAGCTTCAGGCGATGCAGATGACGATGATGTTCTTCCTGCCCAACATCCTGATGAGCGGCTTCATGTTCCCGTTCGCGGGGATGCCGCTTTGGGCGCAATGGATCGGCGAGGCGCTGCCGCTCACCCACTTCATCCGCATCGTGCGGGCGCTGATCCTGAAGGGCGCCACCTTCGCCGACCTTCAGTTGGAGGCGGCCGCGCTCGGCGGCCTGATGCTGGTGGCCATGACGATTGCGGTCACCCGCTTCCGGCGCACGCTGGATTGA
- a CDS encoding ABC transporter ATP-binding protein, with protein sequence MTGQAADADIAIAVEGLTKAFDGHVVVRDLSMTVKRGTIYGFLGPNGSGKTTTIRMLCGLLTPDAGRGTCLGYDILTEADKIKRHVGYMTQRFSLYQDLSVRENLEFVARLYGLADPRGAAASMIKRLGLEGRGEQLAGSLSGGWKQRLALGACTLPEPQLLLLDEPTAGVDPKARREFWNEIHQLAAEGLTVLVSTHYMDEAERCHEIAYIAYGDLLVHGTVDEVIGKSGLTTFTVSSRAGTGNLTQLDRTLAATPGVDMVAPFGTSLHVCGRDRAALEAAIAPLRADPALVWEPSEPTLEDVFIDLMTRSKDNFQ encoded by the coding sequence ATGACCGGGCAGGCCGCTGACGCCGATATCGCCATCGCGGTCGAGGGCCTGACCAAGGCGTTCGACGGCCACGTCGTGGTGCGCGATCTGTCGATGACGGTGAAGCGCGGCACCATCTACGGTTTTCTCGGCCCCAACGGCTCCGGCAAGACCACCACCATCCGCATGCTGTGCGGGCTGCTGACGCCGGATGCCGGCCGCGGCACCTGCCTTGGCTACGACATCCTGACCGAGGCCGACAAGATCAAGCGGCACGTCGGCTACATGACGCAGCGCTTCAGCCTCTACCAGGACCTGTCGGTGCGCGAGAACCTGGAGTTCGTGGCGCGGCTCTACGGCCTCGCCGATCCGCGCGGGGCGGCGGCCAGCATGATCAAGCGGCTGGGCTTGGAAGGGCGCGGCGAGCAGCTCGCCGGCTCGCTGTCTGGCGGCTGGAAGCAGCGCCTCGCGCTCGGCGCCTGCACGCTGCCCGAGCCGCAACTGCTGTTGCTCGACGAGCCGACCGCCGGCGTCGACCCCAAGGCGCGGCGCGAGTTCTGGAACGAGATCCATCAGCTCGCCGCCGAGGGCCTCACCGTGCTGGTCTCCACCCACTACATGGACGAGGCCGAGCGCTGCCACGAGATCGCCTACATCGCCTATGGCGACCTGCTGGTGCACGGCACCGTCGATGAGGTGATCGGAAAATCGGGCCTGACCACTTTCACCGTCAGCAGCCGAGCCGGTACCGGCAATCTGACGCAGCTCGACCGGACGCTGGCGGCGACGCCCGGCGTCGACATGGTGGCGCCGTTCGGCACCAGCCTGCACGTCTGCGGCCGCGACCGCGCGGCGCTGGAGGCGGCGATCGCGCCGCTCCGTGCCGACCCGGCCTTGGTGTGGGAGCCGTCCGAGCCGACGCTGGAGGATGTCTTCATCGATCTGATGACGCGCTCGAAGGACAATTTTCAATGA
- a CDS encoding HlyD family secretion protein, with protein MSRIAAVVVCALLAGCGNADVTYQGWVEADMIFVGPDESGRVETLAVEEGGIVSVGAELFGIDTDLQRSDLASAEAQQLNAKSAFARAEELLKTRTGTQRTFDEAQALMRDAAARVDAARTRLARRKVASPVGGTVQQVYFRPGEVVGAGRPVVALLPPANLKIRFFLPQGRLPLIALGDKVTVACDGCAPGLSAKVSFISRQAEFTPPVIYSLEERAKLVFMVEAKPDDPAAFRVGQPVQVRTPEPPAAAPSPARAR; from the coding sequence ATGAGCCGTATCGCTGCCGTCGTGGTGTGTGCGCTGCTCGCCGGCTGCGGTAACGCCGACGTAACCTATCAGGGCTGGGTCGAGGCCGACATGATCTTTGTCGGGCCGGACGAGTCCGGGCGGGTCGAGACGCTGGCGGTCGAGGAGGGCGGAATCGTCAGCGTCGGCGCCGAGTTGTTCGGGATCGACACCGATCTGCAGCGGTCCGACCTCGCCTCTGCCGAGGCCCAGCAGCTCAACGCAAAGAGCGCGTTCGCCCGCGCCGAGGAATTGCTCAAGACCCGCACCGGCACCCAGCGGACCTTCGACGAGGCGCAGGCCTTGATGCGCGACGCGGCGGCGCGGGTCGATGCCGCGCGCACCCGCCTCGCCCGCCGCAAGGTGGCAAGCCCGGTCGGGGGCACGGTGCAGCAGGTCTATTTCCGCCCTGGCGAGGTGGTCGGCGCCGGCCGCCCGGTGGTGGCGCTGCTGCCGCCCGCCAATCTCAAGATCCGCTTCTTCCTGCCGCAGGGCCGGCTGCCGCTTATCGCGCTCGGCGATAAGGTGACGGTGGCGTGCGACGGCTGTGCGCCGGGCCTTTCGGCCAAGGTCAGCTTCATCTCGCGCCAGGCCGAGTTCACGCCGCCGGTGATCTACTCCCTGGAGGAGCGCGCCAAGCTGGTGTTCATGGTCGAGGCAAAGCCGGACGATCCCGCCGCGTTCCGGGTCGGCCAGCCGGTGCAGGTGCGCACGCCGGAGCCGCCCGCCGCGGCGCCGAGCCCGGCGAGGGCGCGATGA
- a CDS encoding TetR/AcrR family transcriptional regulator — protein sequence MANPAAPGGARRPAGRAERSAARRADILAAALEEFAACGFAAARLDDVARRAGVAKGTIYLYFQDKQALFEELVRAMLVPHIAAVEALPAEGPVRPVVEAFLAHIVHDVLSTRLADVIRLVIAEGPRFPALAEFYYREVVSRALAVLDRLLARGVASGEIGNPALVHFPQLVVAPVLMGLIWGGMFQRFAPLDVAALMRAHLDILFASGRAA from the coding sequence ATGGCGAATCCCGCCGCTCCCGGCGGCGCCAGGCGCCCAGCCGGGCGCGCCGAACGAAGTGCGGCGCGGCGGGCCGACATCCTCGCTGCGGCGTTGGAGGAATTCGCCGCCTGCGGCTTCGCGGCGGCGCGGCTGGACGACGTCGCCCGCCGCGCCGGCGTGGCCAAGGGCACCATCTATCTCTATTTCCAGGATAAACAGGCCCTGTTCGAGGAGCTGGTCCGCGCCATGCTGGTGCCGCACATTGCCGCGGTCGAGGCGCTGCCGGCGGAGGGGCCGGTGCGGCCGGTGGTCGAGGCGTTCCTCGCTCACATCGTGCATGACGTGCTGTCGACCCGCCTCGCCGACGTTATTCGGCTGGTGATCGCGGAGGGACCGCGCTTTCCGGCGCTCGCCGAGTTCTATTACCGCGAGGTGGTGAGCCGTGCGCTCGCCGTGCTCGACCGGCTGCTGGCGCGGGGCGTCGCCTCTGGCGAGATCGGCAACCCGGCGCTGGTGCACTTCCCGCAGTTGGTGGTGGCGCCGGTGCTGATGGGGCTGATCTGGGGCGGGATGTTCCAGCGGTTCGCGCCGCTCGACGTCGCGGCGCTGATGCGCGCCCACCTCGACATCCTGTTCGCCTCGGGGAGGGCGGCATGA
- the bcsS gene encoding cellulose biosynthesis protein BcsS, with the protein MGRRRVIAAGMLCCAAATLPAAAADRPESAPLPQWLLFSGADASIRSTTGWIGGEYAADGLDKSGLRLRGVIGSGSYRTGHPSLSAADINVDKRFATFSVGHGWVAPTWRAAVFAGTDLDARSPDVAGAAPGDRGTRLGATLGAELWATPSPAVQVTASLGVATTRSSWAFRTGICHRIGSLCLGADAASIGDAAGSELRLGAAVAGLSLGALEMRIGGGLARKNDGDRGCYGYLSAWQRF; encoded by the coding sequence ATGGGTCGGCGCCGGGTGATCGCCGCCGGGATGCTGTGCTGCGCGGCAGCAACCCTGCCGGCGGCGGCCGCCGACCGGCCGGAGTCCGCGCCGCTGCCGCAATGGCTGCTGTTTTCCGGCGCCGACGCCTCCATTCGGTCGACCACCGGCTGGATCGGCGGCGAATATGCGGCCGATGGGCTCGACAAATCCGGGCTTCGGCTGCGCGGCGTCATCGGCAGCGGCAGCTATCGCACCGGCCACCCGAGCCTGTCGGCCGCCGACATCAACGTCGACAAGCGTTTCGCCACCTTCTCGGTCGGGCACGGCTGGGTCGCGCCGACCTGGCGGGCGGCGGTGTTCGCCGGCACCGACCTCGACGCCCGCAGCCCCGATGTCGCCGGCGCCGCGCCCGGCGACCGCGGCACCCGGCTCGGCGCCACGCTCGGCGCGGAATTGTGGGCAACTCCCTCGCCGGCGGTCCAGGTCACCGCGTCGCTCGGCGTCGCCACCACGCGGTCATCGTGGGCGTTTCGCACCGGCATCTGCCACCGGATCGGATCGCTGTGCCTCGGCGCCGACGCTGCGTCGATCGGCGACGCGGCCGGCTCCGAGCTGCGGCTGGGCGCCGCCGTCGCCGGGCTGTCCCTTGGCGCGCTCGAAATGCGAATCGGCGGCGGCCTCGCCCGCAAGAACGACGGCGACCGCGGCTGTTACGGCTACCTGTCGGCTTGGCAACGGTTCTGA
- a CDS encoding DUF2256 domain-containing protein yields the protein MSFDTANLGSGLEIDRTEMRKKIELPAKTCAACHRPFVWTKKSARVWNDTHFCSEQCRHAAPLRVGMQCEPVSARGVGVALRLR from the coding sequence ATGTCGTTCGACACTGCCAACCTGGGTTCGGGGCTGGAAATCGACAGAACCGAGATGAGAAAAAAGATCGAACTACCAGCGAAGACCTGTGCGGCATGCCACCGCCCCTTCGTCTGGACCAAGAAATCGGCGCGGGTCTGGAACGACACGCACTTCTGCTCGGAGCAATGCCGCCACGCGGCGCCATTGCGGGTGGGAATGCAGTGCGAACCGGTCAGCGCTCGGGGTGTTGGCGTGGCCCTCCGGCTGCGGTGA
- a CDS encoding XdhC family protein, with product MRLSLLADLNAERAARRLAVLVTDIATGDQRLIKVAEVGSDPLAPLFAEALAAGESSLVAVGGRPRLFFNIVMPPPRLLVTGAVHISQALVPMARLLGYDVVIIDPRAAFATADRFPNAELVAEWPDTALARLGLDRRTAVMALTHDPKIDDPCLMAALASGVFYVGALGSRRTHAKRVERLKAAGFGDGDIARVHAPIGLDLGAQSPAEIALAILAEVTATLRRAGRRPERRPGADVAEPAS from the coding sequence ATGCGACTGAGCCTGCTTGCCGATTTGAATGCCGAGCGCGCCGCTCGCCGGCTAGCAGTGCTGGTCACTGACATCGCCACCGGCGACCAGCGGCTGATCAAAGTGGCGGAGGTTGGCAGCGACCCGCTGGCGCCGCTGTTCGCCGAGGCGCTGGCGGCCGGCGAAAGCAGTCTGGTCGCGGTCGGCGGCCGGCCGCGGCTATTCTTCAATATCGTTATGCCGCCGCCGCGACTGCTCGTCACCGGCGCGGTTCATATTTCCCAGGCCCTGGTGCCGATGGCCCGGCTGCTCGGCTATGACGTCGTCATCATCGATCCGCGCGCGGCGTTCGCCACCGCCGATCGGTTTCCCAACGCCGAACTGGTTGCGGAATGGCCGGATACGGCGCTGGCGCGGCTCGGTCTCGACCGCCGCACCGCGGTGATGGCGCTGACTCACGATCCCAAGATCGACGACCCCTGCCTGATGGCGGCGCTCGCGTCCGGGGTGTTCTATGTCGGCGCGCTCGGCTCGCGGCGAACCCACGCCAAGCGGGTCGAACGCCTGAAGGCGGCAGGCTTCGGCGATGGCGACATCGCCCGCGTCCATGCCCCGATCGGGCTCGACCTCGGCGCACAGTCGCCGGCCGAGATCGCCCTGGCCATCCTGGCCGAGGTCACGGCGACGCTGCGCCGGGCCGGGCGCCGACCTGAGCGCCGCCCAGGCGCGGATGTGGCGGAGCCGGCATCGTGA
- a CDS encoding XdhC family protein has translation MMQPTDDILAIAERWRGEGREVALATVVETWGSAPRPVGSHLVVDGAGAFLGSVSGGCVEGEVVTEALDVIASGTPRLLEFGVTDETAWRAGLSCGGRIKVYVERVQ, from the coding sequence ATGATGCAACCCACCGACGACATCCTGGCCATCGCCGAGCGCTGGCGGGGGGAGGGGCGCGAGGTCGCGCTCGCCACCGTGGTCGAGACCTGGGGTTCGGCGCCGCGCCCGGTCGGCAGCCACCTCGTCGTCGACGGTGCCGGCGCCTTCCTCGGCTCGGTGTCGGGCGGCTGTGTCGAAGGCGAGGTGGTGACGGAGGCGCTCGACGTCATCGCCAGCGGAACGCCGCGGCTGCTTGAATTCGGCGTCACCGATGAGACGGCGTGGCGGGCCGGGCTGTCGTGCGGCGGCCGCATCAAGGTTTATGTCGAGCGGGTGCAGTGA
- a CDS encoding FAD binding domain-containing protein, giving the protein MYGFQYHRPTSVRQAAHLLRSVPDPKLIAGGQTLLPTMKLRLAAPETIIDLAKVEGLTGIHLEGRSLTIGAMTRHADVAASAIVRGALPALAGLAGSIGDPHVRNQGTLGGSVANNDPAADYPAAVLALDATIVTNHRRINADTFFAGLFETVLEPDEIITKIVFPVPRRAGYAKFSNPASRYAIVGVFVARFSTGIRVAVTGAGASGVFRPAAIEQALARRFSPKSLDGVRLSSGSLNDDIHASAEYRAHLVNVMARRAVEAAQDSGQDAAPA; this is encoded by the coding sequence ATGTACGGCTTCCAGTATCATCGCCCGACCAGCGTGCGGCAGGCCGCGCACCTGCTCCGCAGCGTGCCCGACCCCAAGCTGATCGCCGGCGGCCAGACCTTGCTGCCGACCATGAAGCTGCGGCTGGCGGCGCCTGAGACCATCATCGATCTCGCCAAGGTCGAAGGCCTCACCGGCATTCATCTGGAAGGCCGCTCGCTCACCATCGGCGCCATGACCCGTCACGCCGATGTCGCGGCCTCGGCCATCGTCCGCGGGGCTCTTCCAGCGCTGGCAGGTCTCGCCGGATCGATCGGCGATCCGCATGTTCGCAACCAAGGAACGCTCGGCGGCTCGGTCGCCAACAACGATCCGGCGGCGGATTATCCCGCGGCGGTGCTGGCGTTGGATGCCACCATCGTCACCAACCACCGCCGCATCAACGCCGACACATTCTTCGCCGGTCTGTTCGAGACCGTGCTGGAGCCCGACGAGATCATCACCAAGATCGTGTTCCCGGTGCCTCGCCGGGCCGGCTACGCCAAGTTTTCCAACCCGGCGTCGCGCTATGCCATCGTGGGCGTGTTCGTGGCGCGGTTCTCGACCGGCATCCGTGTCGCCGTCACCGGTGCCGGCGCGTCCGGCGTGTTCCGCCCGGCCGCCATCGAGCAGGCGCTGGCGCGGCGGTTCTCGCCGAAGTCGCTGGACGGCGTGCGTCTTTCATCCGGCAGCCTCAATGACGACATCCACGCCTCGGCAGAGTATCGCGCGCACCTCGTCAATGTGATGGCTCGTCGTGCGGTGGAGGCGGCGCAGGACTCCGGCCAAGACGCCGCGCCGGCGTGA
- a CDS encoding xanthine dehydrogenase family protein molybdopterin-binding subunit: MTVTRIGEAVKRKEDHRFITGKGQYTDDINRPGQTYAHFLRSPHAHALVRGIDATAARALPGVIAVFTGADLAADNIGALPCGWMIHSKDGSPMKAPGHPCLAQGKVRYVGDPVAVIIAETLTDAKDAAAAIEVDYEVLPAVVTAAEAQAPGAALVFDEVPRNTAFEWEIGNKEATLRAFAAAAHVTTLDIVNNRLVPNAMEPRAALAEWDSGNDAFTLWTTSQNPHVARLVLSAFVGIAPEHRLRVIAPDVGGGFGSKIFVYPEETVALWASKRVGRPVKWTCERMEAFQADAHGRDHVTHAELACDERGRILGLRVKTLANVGGYLSLFASSVPTYLYATLLSGQYDIPAIYAEVDAVYTTTTPVDAYRGAGRPEATFVVERLVEVAARQMNIDPATFRKRNFITRFPHQTPVILTYDVGGYRASLDKAMEMADVKGFGKRRREAAHRGKLRGLGYSAYIEACGIAPSAAVGSLGAGVGLWESAEVRVNPTGTVEVLTGSHSHGQGHETTFAQLVSARLGIPIEQVAVIHGDTDKVQFGMGTYGSRSGAVGMSALAKALDKVEAKAKKIAAHLMEAAEADIEFRDGRFTVVGTDRGVAFGEVALAAYVAHKFPTSEIEPGLKEGAFYDPTNFTFPAGCHICEIEIDEDTGHATVVNWTAVDDIGTVINPMIAEGQIHGGIAQGIGQALLENTRYDSAGQLITGSFTDYTMPRADDLPAFTVGLTTTPCPSNPLGLKGCGEAGAIAAPAAVINAVTDALGSEDVAMPATSEVIWRALQRARTADAAE; the protein is encoded by the coding sequence ATGACCGTCACCAGGATCGGCGAGGCGGTGAAGCGCAAGGAAGACCACCGCTTCATCACCGGCAAGGGCCAGTATACCGACGACATCAACCGGCCCGGCCAGACCTACGCCCATTTCCTGCGCTCGCCGCACGCCCACGCTTTGGTGCGTGGCATCGACGCCACCGCGGCACGCGCGCTGCCCGGCGTCATCGCGGTGTTTACCGGCGCCGACCTCGCCGCTGATAACATTGGCGCGCTGCCGTGCGGCTGGATGATCCATTCCAAGGACGGCTCGCCGATGAAGGCGCCGGGCCACCCCTGCCTCGCCCAGGGCAAGGTGCGCTATGTCGGCGACCCGGTGGCTGTGATCATTGCCGAAACGCTGACCGATGCAAAGGACGCCGCCGCCGCCATCGAGGTCGATTACGAGGTGTTGCCGGCGGTGGTGACGGCCGCCGAGGCGCAGGCGCCCGGCGCGGCGCTGGTGTTCGACGAGGTGCCGCGCAACACCGCGTTCGAGTGGGAGATCGGCAACAAGGAGGCGACCTTGCGCGCCTTCGCCGCCGCCGCGCACGTGACGACGCTCGACATCGTCAACAACCGCCTCGTTCCCAACGCGATGGAGCCGCGCGCGGCCCTCGCCGAATGGGATTCCGGCAACGACGCCTTCACGTTGTGGACCACATCGCAGAACCCGCACGTGGCGCGGCTGGTGCTGTCGGCCTTCGTCGGCATCGCGCCGGAGCACCGCTTGCGCGTCATCGCGCCGGACGTTGGCGGCGGCTTCGGCTCCAAGATTTTCGTCTATCCCGAGGAGACGGTGGCGCTGTGGGCGTCGAAGAGGGTCGGCCGCCCGGTGAAATGGACGTGCGAGCGCATGGAGGCGTTCCAGGCCGATGCGCACGGCCGCGACCACGTCACCCATGCCGAACTCGCCTGCGACGAGCGCGGCCGCATCCTCGGGCTGCGCGTCAAGACGCTGGCCAATGTCGGCGGCTATCTCAGCCTGTTCGCTTCCAGCGTGCCGACCTATCTCTACGCCACGCTGCTGTCGGGCCAGTACGACATCCCGGCGATCTATGCCGAGGTCGACGCGGTCTACACCACCACCACGCCCGTTGACGCCTATCGCGGCGCCGGGCGGCCGGAGGCGACCTTCGTGGTCGAGCGGCTGGTGGAAGTCGCGGCGCGGCAGATGAACATCGATCCCGCGACGTTCAGGAAGCGCAACTTCATCACCAGATTCCCGCACCAGACCCCGGTGATCCTCACGTATGACGTTGGCGGCTATCGCGCCTCGCTGGACAAGGCGATGGAGATGGCCGACGTCAAGGGCTTCGGCAAGCGACGACGCGAGGCGGCCCATCGCGGCAAGCTGCGCGGGCTGGGCTACTCCGCCTATATTGAGGCGTGCGGCATCGCGCCCTCGGCCGCGGTCGGCTCGCTCGGCGCTGGGGTCGGCCTGTGGGAGTCGGCCGAAGTGCGCGTCAACCCGACCGGCACGGTCGAGGTGCTGACCGGCTCGCACAGCCACGGCCAGGGCCACGAGACCACGTTCGCGCAGTTGGTCTCAGCGCGGCTCGGCATTCCGATCGAGCAGGTGGCGGTGATCCACGGCGACACCGACAAGGTGCAGTTCGGCATGGGCACCTACGGCTCGCGGTCGGGCGCGGTCGGCATGTCGGCCTTGGCGAAGGCGCTCGACAAGGTCGAGGCCAAAGCGAAGAAGATCGCCGCTCACCTGATGGAGGCGGCCGAGGCCGATATCGAGTTCAGGGACGGCCGCTTCACCGTCGTCGGCACCGATCGCGGCGTGGCATTCGGCGAGGTGGCGCTGGCGGCCTACGTCGCCCACAAGTTCCCAACCTCGGAAATCGAGCCCGGCCTGAAGGAGGGCGCGTTCTACGACCCCACCAACTTCACCTTTCCCGCCGGCTGCCACATCTGCGAGATCGAAATCGACGAAGACACTGGCCACGCGACCGTGGTGAACTGGACGGCGGTGGACGATATCGGCACCGTCATCAATCCGATGATCGCCGAGGGCCAGATCCATGGTGGCATCGCCCAGGGCATCGGCCAGGCGCTGCTCGAGAACACCCGCTACGATTCCGCCGGCCAACTCATCACCGGCTCGTTCACCGACTACACCATGCCGCGCGCCGACGATCTGCCGGCCTTCACGGTCGGTCTGACCACCACGCCGTGTCCGTCGAACCCGCTCGGCCTCAAGGGCTGCGGCGAGGCCGGCGCCATCGCCGCGCCGGCGGCGGTGATCAACGCCGTTACCGACGCACTTGGCAGCGAAGACGTCGCCATGCCCGCGACATCCGAGGTGATCTGGCGCGCATTGCAGCGGGCGCGGACGGCGGACGCGGCGGAGTGA